The proteins below are encoded in one region of Festucalex cinctus isolate MCC-2025b chromosome 2, RoL_Fcin_1.0, whole genome shotgun sequence:
- the LOC144013469 gene encoding peripheral plasma membrane protein CASK-like isoform X15, with protein MADDDVLFEDVYELCEVIGKGPFSVVRRCINRDTGQQFAVKIVDVASFTSSPGLSTEDLKREASICHMLKHAHIVELLETYSSDGMLYMVFEFMDGADLCFEIVKRADAGFVYSEAVASHYMRQILEALRYCHDNNVIHRDVKPHCVLLASKENSAPVKLGGFGVAIQLGESGLVAGGRVGTPHFMAPEVVKREPYGKPVDVWGCGVILFILLSGCLPFYGTKDRLFEAIIKGKYKMNPRQWAHISESAKDLVRRMLMLDPAERITVYEALNHPWLKERDRYAYKIHLPETVEQLRKFNARRKLKGAVLAAVSSHKFNSYYGDPPEELHDFSDDPTSSGLLAAERAVSQVLDSLEEIHALTDCSEKDMDFLHSVFQDQHLHTLLDLYDKINTRSSPQIRNPPSDGVQRAKEVLETVSCYPDNTEAKELRRILTQPHFMALLQTHDVVAHEVYSDEALRVTPPPTSPYLNGDSPDSTNGDMDLENVTRVRLVQFQKNTDEAMGITLKMNELNHCIVARIMHGGMIHRQGTLHVGDEIREINSISVANQTVEQLQKMLREMRGSITFKIVPSYRSQSKSCEKESPDLSQHSAANGHASVTSSILDLPATIQPKARQIYVRAQFEYDPTKDDLIPCKEAGICFRVGDIIQIISKDDHNWWQGKLENTKNGTAGLIPSPELQEWRVACIAMEKTKQEQQASCTWFGKKKKQYKDKYLAKHNAVFDQLDLVTYEEVVKLPSFKRKTLVLLGAHGVGRRHIKNTLITKHPDRFAYPIPHTTRPAKKDEENGKNYYFVSHEQMMQDISNNDYLEYGSHEDAMYGTRLETIRQIHAQGMISILDVEPQALKILRTAEFAPYVVFIAAPTITPGLTEDDSLQRLQKESEMLQQTYAHYFDQTIINNEIDDTLRLLEEAVELACNTPQWVPVSWVY; from the exons ATGGCGGACGACGACGTGCTTTTCGAAGATGTCTACGAGTTGTGTGAGGTGATTGGCAA GGGTCCTTTCAGCGTGGTGCGCCGCTGCATCAACAGGGACACGGGCCAGCAGTTTGCTGTGAAGATCGTCGATGTGGCCAGCTTCACCTCCAGCCCCGGCCTCAGCACTGAAG ATCTGAAGCGAGAGGCCAGCATCTGCCACATGCTGAAACATGCGCACATCGTGGAACTGCTGGAGACGTACAGCTCTGATGGCATGCTCTACATGGTGTTTGAATT TATGGATGGAGCTGACCTCTGTTTTGAAATTGTCAAGAGAGCAGATGCTGGGTTTGTGTACAGTGAGGCTGTGGCCAG CCACTACATGAGGCAAATTTTGGAGGCACTTCGCTACTGCCATGACAACAATGTCATACACCGTGATGTCAAG ccccactgTGTGTTACTGGCCTCGAAGGAGAATTCTGCCCCAGTCAAACTGGGAGGCTTTGGAGTGGCGATACAACTGGGGGAGTCGGGCCTGGTAGCTGGAG GTCGTGTTGGGACTCCCCATTTCATGGCTCCGGAGGTTGTCAAGAGAGAGCCGTACGGCAAGCCGGTGGATGTGTGGGGATGCGGGGTGATCCTTTTCATCCTCCTGTCTGGCTGCCTGCCTTTCTATGGCACAAAGGATCGCCTTTTTGAGGCTATCATCAAGGGAAAATACAAG ATGAACCCACGCCAATGGGCCCACATCTCCGAGAGTGCCAAAGACCTAGTGAGACGCATGCTAATGCTGGACCCCGCTGAAAGGATCACCGTTTACGAGGCTCTCAACCACCCCTGGCTGAAG GAGAGGGACAGGTACGCCTACAAGATCCACCTTCCCGAAACGGTGGAACAGCTGAGGAAGTTCAACGCTAGGAGGAAGCTGAAG GGTGCAGTGCTGGCTGCTGTGTCAAGCCACAAATTTAATTCCTACTACGGTGACCCTCCTGAGGAGCTTCATGACTTTTCAGATGACCCAACCTCCTCAG GACTACTAGCTGCAGAAA GGGCAGTGTCACAGGTTTTGGACAGTCTAGAGGAGATTCATGCTTTGACAGACTGTAGCGAGAAAGATATGGATTTTCTCCACAGTGTCTTCCAGGATCAACATCTCCACACCCTGTTAGAT ttATATGACAAAATCAACACCAGGTCGTCTCCACAAATTCGAAATCCTCCCAGTGATGGAGTGCAGAGAGCCAAAGAG GTACTGGAAACCGTCTCCTGTTATCCAGATAACACGGAGGCCAAGGAGCTCAGAAGGATCCTCACACAACCACACTTCATG GCTCTGCTGCAGACCCATGATGTGGTAGCCCATGAGGTCTACAGTGACGAGGCGCTTAGAGTGACTCCCCCGCCCACATCCCCTTACCTGAACGGAGACTCGCCAGACAGCACCAACGGAGACATGGACCTGGAGAACGTTACCAGAGTCCGCCTGGTGCAGTTCCAGAAGAACACAGATGAAGCTATG GGCATTACGTTGAAAATGAACGAGCTCAACCATTGCATCGTGGCTCGAATCATGCATGGTGGAATGATTCATCGGCAAG GGACCCTTCATGTGGGAGATGAAATCCGAGAGATCAACAGCATCAGTGTTGCCAATCAAACGGTGGAACAGCTCCAAAAAATGCTT AGGGAAATGAGGGGAAGCATCACGTTCAAGATAGTGCCCAGTTACCGGTCCCAGTCCAAGTCTTGTGAG AAGGAGTCACCAGATTTGTCTCAACATTCGGCTGCTAATGGTCATGCAAGTGTCACCAGCTCCATACTG GATCTGCCAGCAACAATTCAGCCCAAAGCTCGTCAG ATCTACGTTCGTGCTCAATTCGAATATGACCCGACAAAAGATGACCTCATACCTTGTAAGGAAGCCGGCATTTGCTTCCGGGTGGGTGACATCATTCAGATTATCTCCAAGGATGACCACAATTGGTGGCAGGGAAAGCTAGAGAACACCAAGAACGGCACAGCGGGCCTCATCCCTTCCCCAGAGCTGCAGGAGTG GCGTGTGGCATGCATAGCCATGGAGAAAACTAAACAGGAACAGCAAGCCAGCTGCACGTGGTTCGGCAAAAAGAAGAAACAGTACAAAGACAAGTACTTGGCCAAGCACAATGCAG TGTTTGATCAACTAGATCTGGTGACATATGAGGAAGTGGTCAAGTTGCCTTCTTTCAAGAGGAAAACACTAGTTTTGCTTG GTGCACACGGAGTTGGCAGGAGGCACATCAAGAACACGCTCATCACGAAACATCCGGACCGTTTTGCCTACCCAATCCCTC ACACGACTCGGCCCGCAAAGAAGGATGAGGAAAATGGAAAGAACTATTACTTTGTATCTCACGAGCAGATGATGCAGGACATCAGCAACAATGACTACCTGGAGTACGGCAGCCATGAAGACGCCATGTACGGAACCAGGCTGGAGACGATTCGGCAGATCCACGCTCAGGGCATGATCTCCATTCTGGATGTTGAGCCGCAG GCACTGAAGATTCTCAGAACAGCCGAATTTGCTCCCTATGTCGTCTTCATTGCAGCTCCCACCATCACGCCAGGCCTGACGGAG GACGACTCCCTGCAGCGCCTCCAGAAAGAGTCGGAGATGCTGCAGCAGACGTACGCTCACTACTTCGACCAGACCATCATCAACAACGAGATCGACGACACGCTGCGCCTGCTGGAGGAGGCGGTGGAGCTGGCGTGCAACACCCCCCAGTGGGTCCCCGTGTCTTGGGTGTACTGA
- the LOC144013469 gene encoding peripheral plasma membrane protein CASK-like isoform X9: MADDDVLFEDVYELCEVIGKGPFSVVRRCINRDTGQQFAVKIVDVASFTSSPGLSTEDLKREASICHMLKHAHIVELLETYSSDGMLYMVFEFMDGADLCFEIVKRADAGFVYSEAVASHYMRQILEALRYCHDNNVIHRDVKPHCVLLASKENSAPVKLGGFGVAIQLGESGLVAGGRVGTPHFMAPEVVKREPYGKPVDVWGCGVILFILLSGCLPFYGTKDRLFEAIIKGKYKMNPRQWAHISESAKDLVRRMLMLDPAERITVYEALNHPWLKERDRYAYKIHLPETVEQLRKFNARRKLKGAVLAAVSSHKFNSYYGDPPEELHDFSDDPTSSGLLAAETGAVSQVLDSLEEIHALTDCSEKDMDFLHSVFQDQHLHTLLDLYDKINTRSSPQIRNPPSDGVQRAKEVLETVSCYPDNTEAKELRRILTQPHFMALLQTHDVVAHEVYSDEALRVTPPPTSPYLNGDSPDSTNGDMDLENVTRVRLVQFQKNTDEAMGITLKMNELNHCIVARIMHGGMIHRQGTLHVGDEIREINSISVANQTVEQLQKMLREMRGSITFKIVPSYRSQSKSCEVQNQNLKESPDLSQHSAANGHASVTSSILDLPATIQPKARQISRPAIQDKLSIKIYVRAQFEYDPTKDDLIPCKEAGICFRVGDIIQIISKDDHNWWQGKLENTKNGTAGLIPSPELQEWRVACIAMEKTKQEQQASCTWFGKKKKQYKDKYLAKHNADLVTYEEVVKLPSFKRKTLVLLGAHGVGRRHIKNTLITKHPDRFAYPIPHTTRPAKKDEENGKNYYFVSHEQMMQDISNNDYLEYGSHEDAMYGTRLETIRQIHAQGMISILDVEPQALKILRTAEFAPYVVFIAAPTITPGLTEDDSLQRLQKESEMLQQTYAHYFDQTIINNEIDDTLRLLEEAVELACNTPQWVPVSWVY; this comes from the exons ATGGCGGACGACGACGTGCTTTTCGAAGATGTCTACGAGTTGTGTGAGGTGATTGGCAA GGGTCCTTTCAGCGTGGTGCGCCGCTGCATCAACAGGGACACGGGCCAGCAGTTTGCTGTGAAGATCGTCGATGTGGCCAGCTTCACCTCCAGCCCCGGCCTCAGCACTGAAG ATCTGAAGCGAGAGGCCAGCATCTGCCACATGCTGAAACATGCGCACATCGTGGAACTGCTGGAGACGTACAGCTCTGATGGCATGCTCTACATGGTGTTTGAATT TATGGATGGAGCTGACCTCTGTTTTGAAATTGTCAAGAGAGCAGATGCTGGGTTTGTGTACAGTGAGGCTGTGGCCAG CCACTACATGAGGCAAATTTTGGAGGCACTTCGCTACTGCCATGACAACAATGTCATACACCGTGATGTCAAG ccccactgTGTGTTACTGGCCTCGAAGGAGAATTCTGCCCCAGTCAAACTGGGAGGCTTTGGAGTGGCGATACAACTGGGGGAGTCGGGCCTGGTAGCTGGAG GTCGTGTTGGGACTCCCCATTTCATGGCTCCGGAGGTTGTCAAGAGAGAGCCGTACGGCAAGCCGGTGGATGTGTGGGGATGCGGGGTGATCCTTTTCATCCTCCTGTCTGGCTGCCTGCCTTTCTATGGCACAAAGGATCGCCTTTTTGAGGCTATCATCAAGGGAAAATACAAG ATGAACCCACGCCAATGGGCCCACATCTCCGAGAGTGCCAAAGACCTAGTGAGACGCATGCTAATGCTGGACCCCGCTGAAAGGATCACCGTTTACGAGGCTCTCAACCACCCCTGGCTGAAG GAGAGGGACAGGTACGCCTACAAGATCCACCTTCCCGAAACGGTGGAACAGCTGAGGAAGTTCAACGCTAGGAGGAAGCTGAAG GGTGCAGTGCTGGCTGCTGTGTCAAGCCACAAATTTAATTCCTACTACGGTGACCCTCCTGAGGAGCTTCATGACTTTTCAGATGACCCAACCTCCTCAG GACTACTAGCTGCAGAAA CAGGGGCAGTGTCACAGGTTTTGGACAGTCTAGAGGAGATTCATGCTTTGACAGACTGTAGCGAGAAAGATATGGATTTTCTCCACAGTGTCTTCCAGGATCAACATCTCCACACCCTGTTAGAT ttATATGACAAAATCAACACCAGGTCGTCTCCACAAATTCGAAATCCTCCCAGTGATGGAGTGCAGAGAGCCAAAGAG GTACTGGAAACCGTCTCCTGTTATCCAGATAACACGGAGGCCAAGGAGCTCAGAAGGATCCTCACACAACCACACTTCATG GCTCTGCTGCAGACCCATGATGTGGTAGCCCATGAGGTCTACAGTGACGAGGCGCTTAGAGTGACTCCCCCGCCCACATCCCCTTACCTGAACGGAGACTCGCCAGACAGCACCAACGGAGACATGGACCTGGAGAACGTTACCAGAGTCCGCCTGGTGCAGTTCCAGAAGAACACAGATGAAGCTATG GGCATTACGTTGAAAATGAACGAGCTCAACCATTGCATCGTGGCTCGAATCATGCATGGTGGAATGATTCATCGGCAAG GGACCCTTCATGTGGGAGATGAAATCCGAGAGATCAACAGCATCAGTGTTGCCAATCAAACGGTGGAACAGCTCCAAAAAATGCTT AGGGAAATGAGGGGAAGCATCACGTTCAAGATAGTGCCCAGTTACCGGTCCCAGTCCAAGTCTTGTGAGGTACAGAACCAAAACCTG AAGGAGTCACCAGATTTGTCTCAACATTCGGCTGCTAATGGTCATGCAAGTGTCACCAGCTCCATACTG GATCTGCCAGCAACAATTCAGCCCAAAGCTCGTCAG ATCTCCAGACCTGCTATCCAGGACAAATTGTCCATTAAG ATCTACGTTCGTGCTCAATTCGAATATGACCCGACAAAAGATGACCTCATACCTTGTAAGGAAGCCGGCATTTGCTTCCGGGTGGGTGACATCATTCAGATTATCTCCAAGGATGACCACAATTGGTGGCAGGGAAAGCTAGAGAACACCAAGAACGGCACAGCGGGCCTCATCCCTTCCCCAGAGCTGCAGGAGTG GCGTGTGGCATGCATAGCCATGGAGAAAACTAAACAGGAACAGCAAGCCAGCTGCACGTGGTTCGGCAAAAAGAAGAAACAGTACAAAGACAAGTACTTGGCCAAGCACAATGCAG ATCTGGTGACATATGAGGAAGTGGTCAAGTTGCCTTCTTTCAAGAGGAAAACACTAGTTTTGCTTG GTGCACACGGAGTTGGCAGGAGGCACATCAAGAACACGCTCATCACGAAACATCCGGACCGTTTTGCCTACCCAATCCCTC ACACGACTCGGCCCGCAAAGAAGGATGAGGAAAATGGAAAGAACTATTACTTTGTATCTCACGAGCAGATGATGCAGGACATCAGCAACAATGACTACCTGGAGTACGGCAGCCATGAAGACGCCATGTACGGAACCAGGCTGGAGACGATTCGGCAGATCCACGCTCAGGGCATGATCTCCATTCTGGATGTTGAGCCGCAG GCACTGAAGATTCTCAGAACAGCCGAATTTGCTCCCTATGTCGTCTTCATTGCAGCTCCCACCATCACGCCAGGCCTGACGGAG GACGACTCCCTGCAGCGCCTCCAGAAAGAGTCGGAGATGCTGCAGCAGACGTACGCTCACTACTTCGACCAGACCATCATCAACAACGAGATCGACGACACGCTGCGCCTGCTGGAGGAGGCGGTGGAGCTGGCGTGCAACACCCCCCAGTGGGTCCCCGTGTCTTGGGTGTACTGA
- the LOC144013469 gene encoding peripheral plasma membrane protein CASK-like isoform X5, which translates to MADDDVLFEDVYELCEVIGKGPFSVVRRCINRDTGQQFAVKIVDVASFTSSPGLSTEDLKREASICHMLKHAHIVELLETYSSDGMLYMVFEFMDGADLCFEIVKRADAGFVYSEAVASHYMRQILEALRYCHDNNVIHRDVKPHCVLLASKENSAPVKLGGFGVAIQLGESGLVAGGRVGTPHFMAPEVVKREPYGKPVDVWGCGVILFILLSGCLPFYGTKDRLFEAIIKGKYKMNPRQWAHISESAKDLVRRMLMLDPAERITVYEALNHPWLKERDRYAYKIHLPETVEQLRKFNARRKLKGAVLAAVSSHKFNSYYGDPPEELHDFSDDPTSSGAVSQVLDSLEEIHALTDCSEKDMDFLHSVFQDQHLHTLLDLYDKINTRSSPQIRNPPSDGVQRAKEVLETVSCYPDNTEAKELRRILTQPHFMALLQTHDVVAHEVYSDEALRVTPPPTSPYLNGDSPDSTNGDMDLENVTRVRLVQFQKNTDEAMGITLKMNELNHCIVARIMHGGMIHRQGTLHVGDEIREINSISVANQTVEQLQKMLREMRGSITFKIVPSYRSQSKSCEVQNQNLKESPDLSQHSAANGHASVTSSILDLPATIQPKARQISRPAIQDKLSIKIYVRAQFEYDPTKDDLIPCKEAGICFRVGDIIQIISKDDHNWWQGKLENTKNGTAGLIPSPELQEWRVACIAMEKTKQEQQASCTWFGKKKKQYKDKYLAKHNAVFDQLDLVTYEEVVKLPSFKRKTLVLLGAHGVGRRHIKNTLITKHPDRFAYPIPHTTRPAKKDEENGKNYYFVSHEQMMQDISNNDYLEYGSHEDAMYGTRLETIRQIHAQGMISILDVEPQALKILRTAEFAPYVVFIAAPTITPGLTEVPKWCRKLPDDSLQRLQKESEMLQQTYAHYFDQTIINNEIDDTLRLLEEAVELACNTPQWVPVSWVY; encoded by the exons ATGGCGGACGACGACGTGCTTTTCGAAGATGTCTACGAGTTGTGTGAGGTGATTGGCAA GGGTCCTTTCAGCGTGGTGCGCCGCTGCATCAACAGGGACACGGGCCAGCAGTTTGCTGTGAAGATCGTCGATGTGGCCAGCTTCACCTCCAGCCCCGGCCTCAGCACTGAAG ATCTGAAGCGAGAGGCCAGCATCTGCCACATGCTGAAACATGCGCACATCGTGGAACTGCTGGAGACGTACAGCTCTGATGGCATGCTCTACATGGTGTTTGAATT TATGGATGGAGCTGACCTCTGTTTTGAAATTGTCAAGAGAGCAGATGCTGGGTTTGTGTACAGTGAGGCTGTGGCCAG CCACTACATGAGGCAAATTTTGGAGGCACTTCGCTACTGCCATGACAACAATGTCATACACCGTGATGTCAAG ccccactgTGTGTTACTGGCCTCGAAGGAGAATTCTGCCCCAGTCAAACTGGGAGGCTTTGGAGTGGCGATACAACTGGGGGAGTCGGGCCTGGTAGCTGGAG GTCGTGTTGGGACTCCCCATTTCATGGCTCCGGAGGTTGTCAAGAGAGAGCCGTACGGCAAGCCGGTGGATGTGTGGGGATGCGGGGTGATCCTTTTCATCCTCCTGTCTGGCTGCCTGCCTTTCTATGGCACAAAGGATCGCCTTTTTGAGGCTATCATCAAGGGAAAATACAAG ATGAACCCACGCCAATGGGCCCACATCTCCGAGAGTGCCAAAGACCTAGTGAGACGCATGCTAATGCTGGACCCCGCTGAAAGGATCACCGTTTACGAGGCTCTCAACCACCCCTGGCTGAAG GAGAGGGACAGGTACGCCTACAAGATCCACCTTCCCGAAACGGTGGAACAGCTGAGGAAGTTCAACGCTAGGAGGAAGCTGAAG GGTGCAGTGCTGGCTGCTGTGTCAAGCCACAAATTTAATTCCTACTACGGTGACCCTCCTGAGGAGCTTCATGACTTTTCAGATGACCCAACCTCCTCAG GGGCAGTGTCACAGGTTTTGGACAGTCTAGAGGAGATTCATGCTTTGACAGACTGTAGCGAGAAAGATATGGATTTTCTCCACAGTGTCTTCCAGGATCAACATCTCCACACCCTGTTAGAT ttATATGACAAAATCAACACCAGGTCGTCTCCACAAATTCGAAATCCTCCCAGTGATGGAGTGCAGAGAGCCAAAGAG GTACTGGAAACCGTCTCCTGTTATCCAGATAACACGGAGGCCAAGGAGCTCAGAAGGATCCTCACACAACCACACTTCATG GCTCTGCTGCAGACCCATGATGTGGTAGCCCATGAGGTCTACAGTGACGAGGCGCTTAGAGTGACTCCCCCGCCCACATCCCCTTACCTGAACGGAGACTCGCCAGACAGCACCAACGGAGACATGGACCTGGAGAACGTTACCAGAGTCCGCCTGGTGCAGTTCCAGAAGAACACAGATGAAGCTATG GGCATTACGTTGAAAATGAACGAGCTCAACCATTGCATCGTGGCTCGAATCATGCATGGTGGAATGATTCATCGGCAAG GGACCCTTCATGTGGGAGATGAAATCCGAGAGATCAACAGCATCAGTGTTGCCAATCAAACGGTGGAACAGCTCCAAAAAATGCTT AGGGAAATGAGGGGAAGCATCACGTTCAAGATAGTGCCCAGTTACCGGTCCCAGTCCAAGTCTTGTGAGGTACAGAACCAAAACCTG AAGGAGTCACCAGATTTGTCTCAACATTCGGCTGCTAATGGTCATGCAAGTGTCACCAGCTCCATACTG GATCTGCCAGCAACAATTCAGCCCAAAGCTCGTCAG ATCTCCAGACCTGCTATCCAGGACAAATTGTCCATTAAG ATCTACGTTCGTGCTCAATTCGAATATGACCCGACAAAAGATGACCTCATACCTTGTAAGGAAGCCGGCATTTGCTTCCGGGTGGGTGACATCATTCAGATTATCTCCAAGGATGACCACAATTGGTGGCAGGGAAAGCTAGAGAACACCAAGAACGGCACAGCGGGCCTCATCCCTTCCCCAGAGCTGCAGGAGTG GCGTGTGGCATGCATAGCCATGGAGAAAACTAAACAGGAACAGCAAGCCAGCTGCACGTGGTTCGGCAAAAAGAAGAAACAGTACAAAGACAAGTACTTGGCCAAGCACAATGCAG TGTTTGATCAACTAGATCTGGTGACATATGAGGAAGTGGTCAAGTTGCCTTCTTTCAAGAGGAAAACACTAGTTTTGCTTG GTGCACACGGAGTTGGCAGGAGGCACATCAAGAACACGCTCATCACGAAACATCCGGACCGTTTTGCCTACCCAATCCCTC ACACGACTCGGCCCGCAAAGAAGGATGAGGAAAATGGAAAGAACTATTACTTTGTATCTCACGAGCAGATGATGCAGGACATCAGCAACAATGACTACCTGGAGTACGGCAGCCATGAAGACGCCATGTACGGAACCAGGCTGGAGACGATTCGGCAGATCCACGCTCAGGGCATGATCTCCATTCTGGATGTTGAGCCGCAG GCACTGAAGATTCTCAGAACAGCCGAATTTGCTCCCTATGTCGTCTTCATTGCAGCTCCCACCATCACGCCAGGCCTGACGGAG GTTCCCAAGTGGTGTCGCAAACTGCCT GACGACTCCCTGCAGCGCCTCCAGAAAGAGTCGGAGATGCTGCAGCAGACGTACGCTCACTACTTCGACCAGACCATCATCAACAACGAGATCGACGACACGCTGCGCCTGCTGGAGGAGGCGGTGGAGCTGGCGTGCAACACCCCCCAGTGGGTCCCCGTGTCTTGGGTGTACTGA